Proteins from a genomic interval of Trifolium pratense cultivar HEN17-A07 linkage group LG6, ARS_RC_1.1, whole genome shotgun sequence:
- the LOC123890107 gene encoding uncharacterized protein LOC123890107 translates to MTSSGSSSSHEIHGAPTCNCEKRCVIFISSTAKNPNRRFFGCTYFNEKNTPNCNYFMWEDEFIASQARMVQLKETAIINHYERDMEAMKIQMNRDLEAKINQLEKDILLAKDILERDIEAVRFQVNESRVTRMNWKQYVGMLGLLIVAFVIFFCIWKYTKLSK, encoded by the exons ATGACTTCGAGTGGAAGTTCTTCATCCCATGAAATTCATGGTGCTCCTACATGCAATTGTGAAAAAAGGTGTGTCATATTCATATCAAGTACAGCTAAGAATCCTAACAGACGTTTCTTTGGATGTACATATTTTAATGAG AAAAATACACCAAATTGTAACTATTTTATGTGGGAGGACGAATTCATTGCGTCCCAGGCTAGAATGGTTCAGTTGAAAGAAACCGCGATTATTAATCATTACGAGAGAGATATGGAAGCCATGAAAATTCAGATGAATAGGGATCTTGAAGCTAAAATCAATCAGTTGGAGAAGGATATATTATTGGCGAAGGACATATTAGAGCGGGATATTGAAGCTGTGAGATTTCAAGTGAATGAATCGCGAGTGACGAGAATGAATTGGAAACAATATGTTGGAATGTTAGGGCTTTTGATTGTGgcttttgttatatttttttgcaTTTGGAAGTACACAAAATTGTCTAAGTAA